The following nucleotide sequence is from Coffea eugenioides isolate CCC68of chromosome 3, Ceug_1.0, whole genome shotgun sequence.
gtccttttcactttaattgctttattccctccattgaggacaatgtaggatctaggtgtgggggggacaGCTATACTagttctttatttttagtttgttatttgtccaCCTCTcgttcattttttcttctttttagtgattggctcgtaagtgcatgccaaggtttgatgttggattattgcctctatttctacttttgccaagttttaataataaaagggtaccaagttaatgtggttgaatccaaaaacatctctttggtgaatatcaatgattgttttactcttataatttttggttaactttcctaggcatagggaatgattattggcattttcatgtgaattggtccggttattaactttagttctccatgtttgaaaatgaggttagctgatgcaagttttcttttggttcttgtgttatattgagtttttgtgatttttagctatgaataaacttgactgtactccgctattagttactactgagtaaccggggatctgcacctaaaagtgttgattctcgcgtcaaaaggtagtagttcctatgagtacgtggtcacgtggcgatagaagctgagtaaccgggctccttcatctggccaatgttggagtttgcgtcaaaaggctcaaatggctagcgactaagtcttttgttacaaaaaaagaaaaaaaaaagaagagaggagtaaaaaaaaaaatgtgaaaaaaagtgaATGTTGCGTTAGTgtataataaaagtcagcttgccgatttatggatttaatgttgagattttggttaatagttggaccatttgctgataaatgttatgcgtcattcctttttcttagattagttaacctgaaattagaggagtttgtggtttagaagctaaccaaAGTGATATTTCTTGGATCTTAATCACtgatgcttgattattatttttcttggtatcttggcaatttgtgaGATAGAGCAATAGTCACTATCAAATATTGGTACTTGTttgctgttctcatgcttgaggacaagcatgatctAGGTGTGGGGAGAATTGATaggggtgttaattgttagtaattttattgttaattttcctttgtccttgccaaatattgttttaattgttgaTATATACTCAtttttggtatttggacctatctACAGGAAGTGGAACTGAGAAATGCTAAAAAGGGAATTTTATTGAGAAAAATCCTCCACACCTTAGAGCCTCCAGCAGATATACAAGTCGGGCCCATATGGTGCTACCAAAAACTCCATTTTCGGTTGCTGATGGAGAGCTCTTATTATCGGTAGTTGGCTTGTACGTGTAGGAGTCCTCCTACCAAAAGGAAACAAGAAGAGTGGAATTGGCAGGAGCTTTCCTCTTGTACTTGGATTTCCAATTTATtcggcggggaccacggataagaagcatAAGTCATGTTTTGGACtttaaaatgagaaacaaacgTATAGAGGGTGGCTTTTGTTCCTAATTCGGTGGGGACCACGGAGAAAAGTTAGGCAATTGTTTTAGAATAGGGAACTTCATTCTTTTGGTTTGGTCCAACTCTttcgtttatttattttgccCTGTTTCCGTTTCTTCGGGAGAcagcttttagcatagttttagttttcttttcttgcttggctcttttgatggcctggacctcagtTGAATTATGGGgaaattttctcatgaggcgtggctaagtttctGATCTAGTCAAGGAATAACGGAGgacttggttctactaaatttgtgagatcgaattagtttttatttatttctattattcactggtatttgtctatcttctgctctatgttcatatggttgttttattattcgattatccagggcccggattctagattaattcaataacccgaagccaattagggtagttaaatccgtaattgtttaattattctaaactggtggcaactgacatgattggatttgtgtcagggagatagacaggctaacttcaagagaccctcgtagcgtgttgattggttagaattaggctcttctaattattcatgcaattagggaattgaacttctatggtcgtacctagagttgtttcctgattagagaaatagtcaacggtcgtaccttggctatcgacaaattgaggaagagttggttgtttatcgcgtgtatgacaactataactaatttatcagatagtaactggaataatccttgcatctgtgatcgaattaagtgaaccatctccgaagttgtctcttggctagagttcgtccattattatttttattgtgataattagttaattgagttgtagttattttattttattttatttcaaataatttagttactctcattttcaaaaaaccccccatatctggaacttgagaagaaattaaattatccccagtccctgtggattcgaccctgcttaccgctatatacagaatttgtattttatttgagcaggtatttattattgcacaggttcggctcCTGTCATCTAACAAAAAATGCAACAGGCAAGAAAGAGGCACAAAACCCTTCGGAGCTTATCACTCAATGTGTAGCTACTCTAACAGGTGTCGTgtctgtacaataataaattcctACTTTAAAAGATGTAAACGAGTACAATGGTAATTAGGGTTGTCTTCGCCGGAATTAGAAGAAAAATCTGTTTCTTTTCAAGCAAATTCAATTAAGGGGGATTTTGGGagattgaaaattaaaataaagcaCTTAAcgaaaataaaactaattaaacaaGAGCTTTGTTGAACTCAATTGGATTTGATGAGACACGAGCCCAAGTACGAGTTAGAACTTAAATTCAACTAAAAATTCAACGAACTCAAACTCAATTATTATAAGTTGAGCTCAAATTTCGACTCAACTCAaatgtatttctattttttgaACGTGAATGATATTCACTATTACTTTAATCATCTGTTAATATCTTTTTTGGAATGTGAGTGATATTCACTCTGAAAATTGTTGGTCATTAACAGGGTATTGTGGTAATTTCACCAACGCCCATTTGTAacatttttaattaatttcaaaatatattattaaaaaattcattagtgGATAGAGAATATATTTTTCCATTCCAATACTATCCTTTTCTTGTAAATCATTTTCGTTCCATAACAAATCTAATTAATCccttaacttttgaaaactgaGTTGATATAAGTTTTTGATTAGGAATTACAAGATGTTAATAAGGTTGAAAGACTTATTAATAATTTTCGTGTTATTAGTCTACacgagaaatataataaaattttaagtaGAAAATCCAAAAGTTATATGAGAATTTTACAATGAAGAACATAACGTTTTACACTTTAAAAGCACCTCAAATAAGTTTCTAAATATATAGTTAAGAATTTAAATTGTCCAAGCCATTGATATagacaaaaaaaatagaaaattcaaaaagcTTGCACATAATTCATAAATCTTTAAATTCATCCACAAGCAccttttgaattaaaaaataaattttctcatTGACAAACCCTCAAATGAGTTTGTAAACATGaacattttatcttttttgcTAGTTTTCAAGCCATCAATCTAAAcaataaattttaaaagaattaaaaactatttgaatttgaaaaactcctcaaattgaccaaaaacactTCACGATAAAGgaataatcttttttttttgtcttgaaAACACTTTGAATATATTCttaaaaccaattttttttatgtCAAAAATACCAACTATTATATTGTGTTTATTGAAATTACACCTTTATACAATTTGTCTTGATTTTCAACTTTTATTACATACttctatttttggaaaaaagaaaaaaaggacaGCAAGGGGCATTTTTTAAATGAATGCATCTTCTCTAtccaaaaattagtttttttaaataatacaTCTTGAAATGGGTTGACAGTGTTACAAAAAGTTAAACGTAAGGGATGCAAgtgatatttttcaaaattaagagggtgctaagtgaaattgataaaaaaaactcaagggatgtttctgaaattatcccattctTAAAACTTATATGTTGTACGTACACGAGTACAGGTTtattatttgttgttgtactttgAACTTTAGATCGAAATAATTGTTGATTTTTATAATTAAAGCTATGGTTGAATATTTGCCAAAGTTTGTCCTTCTATCCCAATTTGTTGTAAAATTATTGtttttgtaaaagaaaaatgtgaataAACAAAATGGGCACTCGACGGTCCCCACTGGGGTTTAGCGTAAAATAAGATCATGAATTTAGCCTCGAAATTGGGCTCAATTCATGGCTTAGAAGAGTACCACGGCAGAAAGATATAGGGACTAATAACACTTTGCCCCCTAAACTTTAGAAATAATCACATTTTATTATccttaattttaaaaatatatgtttAACTCTCGATAACGACtagtcaaaaaataaaaatatcaaaaaaaaaagtgattgtaATGACATTATCTATAATTACCTGTTATTTTCCTTTCATTGTTAAAGGATATACATCCCTTTTATATTGTCAACTATGCAAAAATATCAAACTAataacattttttaaaaaaaaaatttacatttaGTTTGGGGTTAACAAAAATTTGCCCTTCTGAAAGTATAGAGTAGTCACAGTTTGCCACCCTAAGTTTTAAATATATACATTTTGCCCCCCTCATTTGTCAGGTTAGAGATAATgtagtaaaaaataataataataagactTCTTTAAGCAATAtataatgaattttaaatttatccaaaatacAATTCAACTAGTTTGCAAAAACCCGCAAATGGAATTTCGCAGAGTTATCTTAGAAATAGTTTTGGTTTGgctaaatatttttttatccCGGCTGTAATCAATTGCCCTTCAAATTTGTTTGTACCGTCCAACGTTGATCCACAACAACTATTAGTTGCATGTCTATTACCATTATCAGGgaaatttctttcttgaattggTTAATCATTTTCgtatttttctcattcatttTAAGAGTCCCAAAATTTAGAtttgatttataatttttttcgtAACTTGTAAAATTAATTAATCGATTACCAGGAAgagggctttttttttttttttactattttttctTTGGAAAATGCTAATGGTACTCTTTTGGTTGTTAATTGCAGTGCTATtggctttttatttttttaaaactcaCGTGAAACATAAAACTGTCCTTCCTCTTCACTTTAATTACAACTTCATAAAGTAAAGTTGGTTGTAAATTTAGTGAAGGGTTAGTGTTATTATGTCTAATCTTACATGGTCAAAAGAGGGATTGTCATTAAAAACAGGATTAATCCTTTATACACtgacactgacagtgtatatactttCACCAttggatgcatgacacataattcgaatttgaatttgaaatctaaattttgcatatgtgttGTACATCCAACTGTGATAGTGAATACACTATCAGTGCGTATAAAATTTACttttaaaaataacattaaagtttccctctttctttctttctttctttctttcttttttttttgcaaaatttgtttgtttatctttctttacttttcttttttaggaaGAATTGCAAAATTCTTTTCTACAATCATACCACATAGGAGAAACCAACATAGGACAGACAATCCATTATGCACAAAACACAAAATCAGTCACAATTAGCCTAATGTTTGTCTAAATAAATTAACCTCTTGTTTTGCGTTTTCTAGTATCCAGGACCAAATAGCAAGCAGCAAATTAAGTAAGCTGAATATTAAAACATTTAGATTAAGCTACAAAGGAAATGCTGGTTGCAGGATTTTTTACTTCAACAGTGGATTACTGCATTTCATCTGTTATTCTCTGGAAGAAACTTTACAAAAACCTTAAAAGTCATGCGATTAAGTAACCTAGGTGAAAAGCCACTGAAGTTGGTGTGCTCTAGGCAGAAATGacttgctctctctctcaaaatgGAAGTTGAGATTATTCTCGAGCAACCACAAGCACCTGTTTCCCAACATTGCGACCGCTGAACAGACCAACAAGGGCAGCAGGGCCATTCTCGAGGCCTTCTGCAATGTCTTCCACATAGGTGATCTTGTTTTCTCGGATATATGGCAGTACAAGGTCAAGAAACTTTGGATATAGGTGATAGTATTCATAAACTGCAAATCCTTCCATTCTAATACGTTTGTAAAGAACAGATGCCAAATTATGTACTCCCTCGGGTTTATCAAGATTGTAGTGTGAGATCATTCCACACACAGCAATTCGGCCATGCGATTTCATGTTCAGGAGCGCGGCGTCCAATGTCTTTCCTCCAACATTTTCGAAGTAAATATCAATTCCTTCGGGGAAGTACCTGCAAGAAATCGATGTATTCTTGATTCAGTACTGCTAGAGGCTCAGCAGCTGATTTTGCTGCATCTGATTATCTGGTACTCTGATCTCATGTGATAACTAAGGCCAGGGATCCGGCCTTGATTGATCTAGGAGGATACTGCCTAACTGTTTCAAATCTTTGCATTGAAGACTTTTGAGTTGGATAGAACGATATTCTATGATTGATTTCTACCATTTCCTGCTTATAAAACTTAAACATTTCTGTTTGTCCTTTGGCATTTCTTGGTTGCAATGTCGTAATTCACACCCTTCAATGTTGAGCGTAAAAATGATCTTGTGGTAGCTTAGATATGAGGATATGTTATGGTTATGGAGTACTTAAGATATGAGTTTCAGAATTTGGGAACAAAAGCTGATGTTGGCCATTGTTGTCCGGGATATGGCAACATAGATGGAAGGAGAAGCTATGTGAGTAAAGAGGATATCATCAAATCAGGCACTGGATGACATCTCTTTCCAGTTTATGGCCAAAGCAGATTCATTATAAAAACTCGCGATGGTTTTGACAATTTGACGGGGAAAACAGGTTGGGGCACTTCACTAAATATGTTCACCGCAAAGAATACCCACTTGGGAACCTGATCAGAATCAGGTGCAGTGATGATAGTAACCACAAACAAAGAACCTTCTGACAAGGTAAAGGTTTGGATATGCTTACCATGGAAAAGAGAAAAGCTTAATTATTAAGCAATCTAATcctcaaaatttggaaaaatttatacataCCTCTTCAGAGCAGCATCAAGGTCCTGTTCTTCTTTGTAATTGAAAGCATCATCAAACCCAAACTTGTTCTTCAGAAGATCAATCTAGTTACGTTAAATGTAAGATGGAAGTTAGTTCAAGAACGAAATATACAAGGCCAAACAAAAGTTCACTGTTCAAATTCAGATGGACAAACAGGTAAAACTTAATGTGCCTTTTGTTTACTTCCTGCACTTCCAACTACATAGCAGCCTGCCAACTTTGCAAACTGTCCAACAAGCTGACCGACAGCACCAGCTGCAGCAGATATAAATaccttttctccctttttaggTTTGCAAACTTCATAGAATCCAACATAAGCAGTCATGCCAGGCATGCCTTTCAATATACAAAAGTATCAATATTAGAACAAGGAATGGTATGGGAGCTGGTGTTCCTGTTTTCTAAAGGTTTTATAGGTACTAAAGATCAATAGCAGCATATCAAGAAGAATTAAAGTTGCCCAGACTTTAAGGTCCAATCATCTTATAATGATGTCAATCAGGTTTCTCATGCACAAATGCAAACTGGGGGAGAAGAGAGGTGAAGAAATTGGGAAGGAAATATAAGCAGTCTAGGAAATGCAAATTGTGAGAGACTTATATTCAAATTTATCAAGGAGCTCCTACTATTTCAGTTTAGAAGCCAAGTTTTCAtgtcttttctttcctttcgcATCTTTTGGCCCAACAAAacatttttatataaaaaatggttTACATCACTGAATTTTTAATCTACCGTTTGTAGTCACAGATCCTCAATGTCTAAGTAAACTCGACGAAAACTACGAGCTGAACCACACTGGTGAAGTGCTTTTCTGACAAAAGTTTTTCTAAGGTTTCATTTCATTAATGAACAAAAGTTTGGTAAACTCTTTCTCCTTCCCTAAGTTAGCCACAGAATATGCTTGAAAATTCAGGTATCAGGATATTATATCCAAATGCCAAATGAATATCATGAAACAAATATATATTGTGAAACTTAAGCAAACTGCAACTTTGTATGCACTCTGAAGCCTGCACAGACATACTCCCCTGAGAAGTGAGAACACATATATGCAGTTCCAGTTCTCACAGTTATAAAAGGGATCAAATTTGCTGGACAATTATCAGCTACAGCATCTCCATATAAGAGGAAATAAGAGTGGAAATTACCTAGTAATCCAGTGTAATAGGAAAGAGGAATGTCTGTGTGCTCAATCTTGAAAAGAGAATCAGGTTCTGCTATGAGACTGTACTCCTCCCATCCTGTTATACCCCATACCAAGTCACCCTTCTTGAATTTTGGGTGCTTTGAATCCAGTACCTTAGATACCGCATACCCATTTATTGGCTGCATGTTATCAACACTATGGTTAATAGATGCAAAATTTAACTTGTGATTTACATCACTTACCATAAGCATAGAACAAAAACACATTTGCATCCCTTCATTTAAAATTACATCAAGGCATTGCATTTGAATAGGATTTTGCTGTGATTATAACAAATTCCGGCAAGCATGAGAATGTTCCAAATTGTTTCTGTGCACAAACTGGTACTCAAAAACATTCATGAACTTgattttgtctttgtttttcAGGTATTAGATACATGAATCCAGAAACGAAGAAGTGCACCTCAATCACCAAAGAGAATGACACCAAGGTATCGGAAGGTgaactttttcaaattcatgAAAGATGTAAGTCATATTAGAGGCTCCCCTGTTCCTAATTAACTTGAGGGAGATCATCAGATGTCACTCTTTTTTTGCTTTCTAAACAGTCCCTTCTAACAAGTCAATTTTTCCCTTCATCAGAAATGACCATAACAAGTTGACACGAAAACTAATCACTACACATAATGTCATGCCCCGCATCCACGAGCTATTAACAATTTGGTTTAATCATTTGTGACTGTCTGTTATGTCCAAAATTTATCAAAGGTGTGTGTATTAATAAAAGCGAGAGGAAGCCAGAATTGTAGGCTTACAGATCCAGGAGTGTAATGAGAGAATCCATCCTCGAAAGTAGAATTTGCAGGCTTTGGCATGAGAAGGCTCATGTAAGGATCGCAAGACAAGTAGAGATTCTTAAGCAACACCCCATTATCTGAGCTTTCAGGAACTTCCAAGCTTATCTTCTTGTCAGTGGCGATGATAAAATCGGACTCTTTTGGGGAACCACTCACATAGTCTTTCAATAACACCTGCTTGTTCTTCACCATCTCTAATTTTTCTGCCATTTTCCCACTATTACTATGGTCAGGAGCACAAATATTCTTGAGCTGTGGTCTCTTACTGCCTCTGAAAAATAGTTTTGTTATTGTATGGAGCAGAAATTTGCTGGCTCTTATAGGAGAGAACCAGAAAAGGTTATGATGTGTTGCATGACGTCAATGAAATCCACAAATGGGCAGAAGTTGTTTTCACCTGTCAAACTTCCAAGTCTCAactattgaaaaatttgatcaatgaCCAACTGTATGCATGAATAAACCTTTGACTATTTTAAGAAAACTGTGTCCAAATCATAGCCCTTAATTTTTCCTTGTATGTATTGGGACCATGGTTCGCCATCGCGGGTCACAATCGCGTCACGGTCTTGGCTGTTTTACATCTATTACGGTATATCGATTGAATATCGAGTGATATGCATGTTATAACACAtgaaagttttcaaaaaatctgaaaaattactaaaattagaaaataccaaaaaagacacaatttgaaaaatatatCCAAATCGACTCCGAATTGACTCAAATATATAGATCGTACCATGCATCACAGATTCAAATCGGCCAATTTTAGTCGAGTCAGAGCGAGCCGCCGTAGATATTACCATATTTGCGATTCGGGAATCAGTATCGTACTAATCCCCTCTGTTTCGATTACGACTCGGCCAATATTGCTAACCATGATTGGGACGGCCTACTATGATAAAACTTATGATgctgtttgtttatttatttgaatAGATAAAATGTCATTGCTGCTGTCATTGATTAAAGAGTTGTTGCCATGGCTGATAGCTTGATGCATTTTGTCACCAAATGCAATTTCTAGTTACAAATACACTAAGGACGTGAGACTTTTTCTCTGTTTATTTATTTGAATAGATAAAATGTCATTGCTGCTGTCATTGATTAAAGAGTTGTTGCCATGGCTGATAGCTTGATGCATTTTGTCACCAAATGCAATTTTTAGTTACAAATACACTAAGGACGTGAGACTTTTTCTCAGTATACCTGAAGATAAAATTTCAACCTTCTATCTTCTTCATTATTGCAATGTAAACAGCTAATGAAGTTTTCTTTAATGCAAACAGTTAATGAAGTTGTCAAATATTGGCACCAAATGCCATGGTTATGATGTGTTGTGATACATTTGGCATACTTTAACATACTTTAGGGATTCAAATGAGACGTTAATTAATCAGTTCGAgctaggggtgcaaacgaatcgagccgctcgcgctCGACTTGAGCTCGATcaatatcgagctcgagctgGTCGAGCcagagtcgagctcgagctcgagctcgagctcaaaacattaagctcgttagctcgcgagccggctcgcaaGCTCgagtatatatttatttatttatttatttttatttttaatattaaaattacataaatatcctaaatattttattatttattaagaaaaaatattattttatttatttttttaaaaataaaataattattaacaTCATCTCCATGTTAGGATAATTGACGTTCTTACACACTTAATCTGGACGGAAAAACATCATCTCCATGTTAGCAGAAAAATCCCAGCTTATAATTCCCACTCTTAtca
It contains:
- the LOC113766998 gene encoding 2-alkenal reductase (NADP(+)-dependent)-like, with amino-acid sequence MAEKLEMVKNKQVLLKDYVSGSPKESDFIIATDKKISLEVPESSDNGVLLKNLYLSCDPYMSLLMPKPANSTFEDGFSHYTPGSPINGYAVSKVLDSKHPKFKKGDLVWGITGWEEYSLIAEPDSLFKIEHTDIPLSYYTGLLGMPGMTAYVGFYEVCKPKKGEKVFISAAAGAVGQLVGQFAKLAGCYVVGSAGSKQKIDLLKNKFGFDDAFNYKEEQDLDAALKRYFPEGIDIYFENVGGKTLDAALLNMKSHGRIAVCGMISHYNLDKPEGVHNLASVLYKRIRMEGFAVYEYYHLYPKFLDLVLPYIRENKITYVEDIAEGLENGPAALVGLFSGRNVGKQVLVVARE